CACGGTTCTCCCGAGCAGCGCGAGCGGCTGCTGCCGGGAATCGCGGACGGGACCGTGGTGGTGGCCGGAGCGCTGCGCGGCTCGGGCTCGGTCGTCGGCATCGAGGCCGGCCGCTCCTCGCCCGATGCTGATGCGGGACGGCCGCTGCTGACGGGGGTCGTCCCGGCGGTGCCCTGGCTGCGGGACGCGACGCATGTTCTGGTGGCCGACGACCGGCGCGGGCTCTGGCTGGTGCGCACCGCGGAGGCGCCGGCGGGCGAACCAGTCGAGCTGACGGCGCCCTGGTCGGCCATCCGCCTGATCCTTCAGGGAACGCCGGGCGAGCCGCTCGGCACGGCGAGTGCGTACGAGGACGTGCTGGCCATGGCCCGCACAGCGTTTGCCGGACTGCAGGCCGGGGTGTGCGCGGGATCGCTGGCGCGCGCCGTCGTTCACACGAACGAGAGGGAGCAGTTCGGACGCCCGCTCGCCGCCAAGCAGGGAGTCCAACTGCGCGCCGCCGACGCGCACATGGACATCGAGGCGATACGGGTGACGGCGTACGAGGCGGCGTGGCGCCGGGACGAGGGGCTGCCGTACCGGACGCATGCCCTGACCGCCGCTTGGTGGGCGTCCGAAGCAGGGCAGCGCGTGGTGCACGCGGGCCAATATCTGCACGGCGGAGCGGGGGCCGACCTCGACCATCCGGTGCACCGGCACTTCCTGTGGGGCCGGCAGCTGGACGCGTATCTGGGAGGCGGGGGCGAAGTGCTGCAGGAACTAGGTGAGTTGATCGTCGAGGGCGAGCCGATCGTCGAGGGCGAGCCGATGGTGGAGGGGGAGGTAGAGACATGAGGGGGGAGCGGACCGTTGCGGGTTCGGCGACCCGGGCCGGCGGTTCCGGGCCGACGCCTGGACCCGGA
The window above is part of the Streptomyces sp. NBC_01428 genome. Proteins encoded here:
- a CDS encoding acyl-CoA dehydrogenase family protein encodes the protein MDFTPTEEQAAARDLAARIFGDLSTPERLTAAGTDSDAGLWKELCAAGLVAAVEDIGLLGLVLLLEEQGRTTAQVPFAASCVYGLLAVAAHGSPEQRERLLPGIADGTVVVAGALRGSGSVVGIEAGRSSPDADAGRPLLTGVVPAVPWLRDATHVLVADDRRGLWLVRTAEAPAGEPVELTAPWSAIRLILQGTPGEPLGTASAYEDVLAMARTAFAGLQAGVCAGSLARAVVHTNEREQFGRPLAAKQGVQLRAADAHMDIEAIRVTAYEAAWRRDEGLPYRTHALTAAWWASEAGQRVVHAGQYLHGGAGADLDHPVHRHFLWGRQLDAYLGGGGEVLQELGELIVEGEPIVEGEPMVEGEVET